Proteins from one Sulfurovum sp. TSL1 genomic window:
- a CDS encoding energy transducer TonB, whose product MLHLLILLLFITNWKEIISLPSKGEEKKISLNLQQMVIPPAPKPKPVPKPVVTRPIPEPIIQKPKEAAAEPVKRKNLDESKKIFTQQSTEENNVTKNVPKPVQKIVKKEEKKKVVKKVPKKRVVKKTQQYRKPKRSSDPLANALMGSGTSMYPSQPSRPSSSGSYSARMINQLYGEEFNTYSETQKKFIKNNLGTIHSITQRTLTRNGYPEVAVRTRQQGTNVVSFYLHPNGDISDLKLKTHIGHQALDQNTLDVIRIAYKDYPLPNKKTKIVFYVRYSIY is encoded by the coding sequence TTGTTACATTTACTCATCTTGCTGCTTTTTATTACAAACTGGAAAGAGATCATCTCCTTGCCATCTAAGGGAGAAGAGAAGAAAATAAGCCTGAATCTACAACAAATGGTCATACCTCCTGCACCTAAACCAAAACCCGTACCTAAACCCGTAGTCACTCGGCCTATCCCTGAACCTATCATTCAAAAACCAAAAGAGGCAGCAGCGGAACCTGTAAAGAGAAAAAATTTAGATGAGAGTAAAAAGATCTTTACACAGCAGAGTACAGAAGAGAACAATGTCACTAAAAATGTGCCAAAACCTGTTCAAAAGATCGTGAAGAAAGAAGAGAAGAAGAAAGTCGTTAAAAAGGTACCTAAAAAACGTGTAGTGAAAAAGACACAACAATACAGAAAACCTAAACGTTCGAGTGATCCTCTTGCCAATGCACTCATGGGTTCTGGTACATCGATGTATCCTTCACAGCCAAGCCGACCATCCTCCTCAGGCAGTTATAGTGCAAGAATGATCAATCAACTTTATGGTGAAGAGTTCAATACCTACAGTGAAACGCAAAAAAAGTTCATCAAAAACAACCTGGGAACCATTCACTCTATCACGCAGCGTACACTCACCCGAAACGGCTATCCGGAGGTTGCAGTGCGTACAAGGCAGCAGGGGACCAACGTCGTCTCTTTTTATCTTCATCCAAACGGTGATATCTCAGATCTTAAATTAAAGACACATATAGGCCATCAAGCCTTGGATCAAAATACTTTAGACGTGATACGTATCGCCTATAAAGACTACCCTTTACCCAACAAAAAAACGAAGATCGTTTTTTATGTAAGGTATAGCATCTATTAA
- the hemL gene encoding glutamate-1-semialdehyde 2,1-aminomutase, producing the protein MAYDKSIAAFEEAYKVIPGGVDSPVRAFSGVEGTPPFIERGEGAYLFDIDGNRYIDYVQSWGPLIFGHADAEIETSVIEAVKRGLSFGAPTTIETELASEIVTLFDSIDKVRFVSSGTEAVMSAIRLARGVTGRENIVKFTGCYHGHSDSLLVQAGSGLATFGSPSSPGVPADLTKHTLLATYNDIESVLACFEESPDGIACVIIEPIAGNMGLVPADEAFLEELRCLCTNHGALLIFDEVMSGFRASLRGAQGISSVKPDMVTLGKVIGAGMPVGAFGASAQIMAHLSPEGPVYQAGTLSGNPVAMAAGLTSLRKLKSNPSLYVSLGNRAKKLMDGFKKAADAANIPLVTDVRGSMFGFFFSDKPVRNFDDALENDTARFAKFHKGMLDRGIYLACSSFEAGFICAATTDEMIDETIKAAYEVMAEIA; encoded by the coding sequence ATGGCATATGACAAAAGTATAGCGGCATTTGAAGAAGCATATAAAGTGATACCCGGAGGTGTTGACTCTCCGGTACGTGCATTTTCAGGAGTTGAAGGTACACCACCGTTCATAGAAAGAGGTGAGGGTGCATATCTTTTTGATATTGACGGGAACAGATATATCGACTATGTACAAAGTTGGGGGCCGCTGATCTTTGGTCATGCAGATGCCGAGATCGAAACATCAGTCATAGAAGCAGTCAAAAGAGGATTGAGTTTTGGTGCACCTACGACCATAGAGACAGAACTTGCCAGCGAGATCGTGACGCTTTTTGACAGCATTGACAAGGTACGTTTCGTCAGTTCGGGAACGGAAGCCGTGATGTCTGCTATCCGTCTGGCCCGTGGTGTTACAGGCAGAGAAAATATTGTCAAATTTACTGGATGTTATCATGGTCACTCGGACTCTTTGCTTGTACAGGCAGGTTCTGGTCTGGCTACATTCGGTTCTCCATCAAGCCCGGGTGTGCCTGCTGACCTCACCAAACATACACTGTTGGCAACCTATAATGATATTGAATCCGTACTGGCATGTTTTGAAGAGTCTCCGGACGGAATTGCCTGTGTGATCATCGAGCCAATAGCGGGGAATATGGGACTTGTACCTGCGGATGAAGCATTTTTGGAAGAACTCAGATGTCTCTGTACGAACCATGGTGCTCTGCTTATCTTTGATGAAGTGATGAGTGGATTCAGAGCTTCACTGAGAGGGGCTCAAGGTATTTCAAGTGTGAAACCGGACATGGTGACCCTGGGTAAGGTCATCGGTGCAGGTATGCCTGTGGGTGCATTTGGAGCATCGGCGCAGATCATGGCACACCTGTCTCCTGAAGGTCCGGTCTACCAGGCAGGAACACTTTCAGGTAATCCTGTGGCGATGGCAGCAGGTCTTACCAGTCTCAGAAAACTCAAATCCAATCCTTCATTATATGTATCTCTTGGAAATAGGGCTAAAAAACTTATGGATGGTTTCAAAAAAGCTGCAGATGCAGCAAATATACCTTTAGTGACCGATGTAAGAGGCAGTATGTTCGGTTTCTTCTTCTCCGATAAGCCAGTGAGAAACTTCGATGATGCATTGGAAAATGACACGGCAAGGTTCGCAAAATTCCATAAAGGTATGTTGGACAGAGGTATCTATCTTGCATGTTCATCATTTGAAGCAGGATTTATCTGTGCAGCTACAACAGATGAAATGATAGATGAGACGATCAAGGCGGCTTATGAAGTGATGGCTGAAATAGCCTAG
- a CDS encoding L,D-transpeptidase, giving the protein MKIVLALCVTLITLQAQTKQLLVVTTKNWSASTGTLQRYELHDTSWQKVGNKIDIKLGRNGLGWGIGLHEVPKDAQIIKKEGDGKAPAGIFKLKQAFGYAPFDTEYPYEVYKKTDHCVDDVNSKYYNKIVDSTKVNVDYKSKEHMKFPKDYYKYGIVVDHNHIDEKGAVKGAGSCIFIHIKDVPTAGCTVMKESEIQEIIKWLDADKNPLLLQGTEELVTSFWKRI; this is encoded by the coding sequence ATGAAGATTGTACTTGCACTATGTGTCACACTGATCACGCTACAGGCTCAGACAAAACAACTTTTGGTCGTTACAACAAAAAACTGGTCTGCATCTACAGGGACTTTACAACGTTATGAACTGCATGATACAAGTTGGCAAAAAGTAGGCAATAAGATAGATATCAAACTGGGCAGGAACGGTTTAGGATGGGGCATAGGACTGCATGAAGTACCTAAAGATGCACAGATCATTAAAAAAGAGGGTGATGGAAAAGCACCGGCAGGTATCTTCAAACTCAAACAAGCCTTCGGGTATGCACCTTTTGATACAGAATACCCTTATGAAGTCTACAAAAAGACAGACCATTGTGTGGATGATGTCAATTCTAAGTATTACAACAAAATAGTAGACAGTACCAAAGTAAATGTTGACTACAAAAGCAAAGAACATATGAAGTTCCCCAAAGACTACTACAAGTATGGTATTGTCGTAGATCATAACCATATAGATGAAAAGGGGGCTGTAAAGGGTGCTGGATCATGCATTTTTATTCATATTAAGGATGTACCTACAGCCGGCTGTACGGTGATGAAAGAAAGTGAGATTCAAGAGATCATAAAATGGTTAGATGCAGATAAGAATCCTCTTTTACTTCAAGGGACGGAAGAACTAGTAACAAGTTTTTGGAAAAGAATTTAA
- a CDS encoding encapsulin-associated ferritin-like protein: protein MSNEGYHEPIDELTNETRDMHRAIISLMEELEAVDWYNQRVDACQDEELKAILAHNRDEEKEHAAMVLEWIRRKDPGFDKELKDYLFTDNPISHT from the coding sequence ATGTCAAATGAAGGCTATCATGAACCAATAGATGAACTTACAAATGAAACAAGAGATATGCATAGAGCAATCATATCACTAATGGAAGAGCTTGAAGCAGTGGATTGGTACAACCAAAGAGTTGATGCATGTCAAGATGAAGAGTTAAAAGCAATACTTGCACACAACAGAGATGAAGAAAAAGAACATGCTGCTATGGTGCTTGAATGGATTAGAAGAAAAGATCCAGGATTTGACAAAGAGCTTAAAGATTACCTTTTCACGGACAACCCAATTTCTCATACATAA
- a CDS encoding Na+/H+ antiporter NhaC family protein — MEYGIVSIAIPLLTIILAIITKDVIVSLMGGIFAGFLVLHAYNPIDAFIALFDGIIQLFGEAWITKTLLFIVMVGSIIRLLTLSGAVDSFVVYLSQRSKKIDSPTGAMLLAYIIGVIIFIESSITALVAGTVAKPLCDKNGVSREKLAYICDSTSAPICSLIPLNAWGALLLGLIVTAIDSQVISGDGVSLLIASIPYNFYSLFTLAIVLAVIFLNINIGPIKNSTPVPYVVQHDETKIEATPYKMLLPILVMVLMVPAGLFLTGEGDIFKGSGSTSVYYAVIITLLFIYLYFVPTKTLTHKNYFIGLYEGIGDMIPVGLIMVFALLIGNVIGDLGTAKYLAHLLTGNISPVLIPLLIFLVASITAFSTGTSWGTFSIMMPIALALGATMDLHIPLVIAAVISGGIFGDHSSPISDTTIISSMAAGCDHVEHVRTQLPYALLGGLLASGAFLIAGWLTV; from the coding sequence ATGGAATATGGAATAGTATCAATAGCAATCCCGTTGCTGACAATCATTTTAGCTATTATAACCAAAGATGTGATCGTTTCACTCATGGGCGGTATCTTTGCAGGTTTCCTGGTTCTGCATGCCTATAACCCTATCGATGCGTTCATTGCTCTTTTTGATGGTATTATCCAACTTTTCGGAGAAGCGTGGATCACAAAAACCCTTCTCTTTATCGTGATGGTCGGTTCCATTATCAGACTACTCACCCTGAGCGGAGCGGTAGATAGTTTCGTAGTGTATCTGAGCCAAAGATCCAAGAAAATAGACTCACCCACAGGAGCGATGCTGCTTGCCTATATTATCGGTGTCATTATCTTTATAGAGTCCTCTATCACTGCACTGGTTGCAGGTACTGTGGCTAAGCCTCTGTGTGACAAGAATGGCGTCAGCAGAGAAAAACTTGCCTACATTTGTGATTCCACCTCTGCACCGATCTGTTCTCTCATCCCACTCAATGCATGGGGTGCCCTGCTGTTAGGGCTTATCGTAACGGCCATCGACTCTCAGGTGATATCAGGAGATGGTGTCTCTTTACTGATCGCCTCGATACCTTATAACTTTTATTCGCTCTTTACTCTGGCCATTGTTCTTGCAGTTATATTTTTAAATATTAATATCGGTCCGATCAAGAATTCAACGCCTGTTCCCTACGTGGTTCAGCATGATGAGACAAAGATCGAAGCTACACCCTATAAGATGCTTTTGCCTATTTTGGTGATGGTATTGATGGTTCCGGCTGGCCTTTTTCTCACAGGAGAAGGTGACATTTTTAAGGGTTCTGGTTCCACTTCTGTCTACTACGCTGTGATCATCACTTTGCTGTTTATCTATCTCTATTTTGTACCGACTAAAACACTGACGCACAAGAACTATTTCATAGGGTTGTATGAAGGTATAGGGGACATGATACCCGTAGGATTGATCATGGTCTTTGCCCTGCTTATAGGAAACGTGATCGGTGATCTTGGCACGGCCAAATATTTGGCTCATTTGCTTACAGGGAACATCTCACCTGTACTCATACCGCTGCTTATCTTTTTAGTGGCAAGTATCACGGCATTTTCGACCGGAACCAGCTGGGGTACGTTTTCCATTATGATGCCTATTGCTTTGGCATTGGGGGCGACGATGGACCTGCACATTCCTTTGGTCATAGCCGCTGTCATCTCGGGAGGTATCTTCGGTGACCACTCCTCGCCTATCTCTGATACGACCATTATTTCATCCATGGCGGCGGGGTGTGACCATGTAGAACATGTAAGAACACAACTGCCTTATGCGCTTCTGGGTGGTCTGTTGGCATCAGGGGCATTTTTAATAGCAGGATGGCTTACCGTATGA